Within Amycolatopsis sp. FDAARGOS 1241, the genomic segment TAGACCTGACCGTCACGCGGGTCGCGGAACCGGTGCAGCCCCTCACCGGTCCGCGAATACGAAGCGGAACCGGCCACGCGAACCGTGTTCCCGCCAGGTCGCACGTCGAGCCGGACGCGCGTCCCGTCGTGCGCGTCCGGCCCCAGCTCACGCCCGTTGCACTCGACCGACTCGACCGTCCCCGCGAAGTCCAGGAACACGGCCGCAGCCCCGGAACAAGCTTGGAAGCACACCACCGTGGTCGTCGCGAACTGCTGTTCGCCCACGGTCAAGTCGAGTTCCACCGCGTACTGGACTTCGGAGATCTCGGCCGAACGCGCTGCCGCCTCACCCTCCGTCAGCTTGCTCCCGGAGGCCACACGGCCTTCGAATGGCATCCGTCAGAGCCGGCGCGCCGACGCGCGCGGGCGGCGGTAGACCAGCTTCTCCCGCAGCAGTTCGCCGTCTGCCGCGACCTCCTCCTCATTGGCGCGAACGAGGGCCTCTTGCACCAAGTGGTGGTCGGGCGAGTGCATGCACACCGGGTCGGTGCGCGCCGCATCGCCGGTCAACGCGAACGCCTGGCACCGGCAGCCGCCGAAATCGATCTCCTTGCGCGGGCAGCTGTGGCACGGATCGGGCATCCACTCCGTGCCCCGGAACGCCTGGAAGGCCTCGGAATTCGACCAGATCCACGCGAGGTCGTGGTCGCGAACCGACGAGAAGTTCATCGTCGTGACCTCCGCGGCCACCGGGCACGGGTACACGGTGCCGTCGGGCGCGACGGTCAGCGCGTTCTGCGCCCAGCCGCCCATGCACGGCTTCGGGTAGGGCTCGTAGTAGTCCGGCAGGATCCAGAGGATTTCCATGTGGTCCCCCAGCTCGGCCTTCCGGCGTTCGTAAACGGCCACCGCCTCGTCCAGCTGGGCCTTGCTCGGCATCAGCAGATCGCGGTTGCGCAGAGCCCAGCCGTAGTACTGGCTGTTGGCGAGCTCCAGCCGCTCGGCGCCCCATGACTCACAGACGTCGATGATCGCGTCCAGGCGAGACAGGTTCAGCCGGTGCAGCACCACGTTCATGTTCAGCGGCAGTCCGGCGTCGCGGATGATGCGCGCGGCGGCCTCTTTTTTGTCGAACCGCCTGCTCGCCGCGACCAGGTTCGTCGACTCGGCGGCGTCGCCCTGAATGCTCAGCTGGGCGCTGTTGAGCCCCGCCGAAACCAGGGATTTCGCCCGGCTCTCCGTGAGCCCGAGGCCGCTGGTGATCAGGTTCGTGTACAGGCCGAGGCCACGGCATTCGGCGACCAGCGTCTCCAGATCACCGCGGACGAGGGGTTCACCGCCGGAAAAGTGCACCTGCACGACACCGAGCCCGGCTGCCTCGCGGATCACCCGCAACCAGTCTTCGGTGGCGAGCTCGTCCTCCCGGTCCAGCAGTGTCAACGGGTTCGAGCAGTAGATGCAGTGCAACGGGCATTGGTGCGTGACTTCGGCCAGCAGGCCGTACGGCTGCGGCATCCCGGTCATGTGACCACCACCCAACCCCGTCCGCACGCATCCTCGAGGAACTTCATCACGTCGTTCGCGAGATCGGCCGCTTCGAAGTCCTTCTCGAGCTGGTCGACCACATCTCGGACCGTCCGGCTGCCGTCGCACAGCCCCAAGATCGCTGCCCCGGACGTGTTCAGGAGCACGACCCGCTCGGGCAACAGCAGCAGCTCCACGTTCCGAACGTTGTCGTGCTTGAGCATCGCCTTGGTCGCCAGCCGCGGAATGGCTGTCAAGTCGGTTTCGTCCATCACGAACTCTTGCTGTACGCGAGTTCTACGGCATCCAGCAGGCTCCAGAGGACGTCGCACTTGAACTCCAGCGCTCGTGCGCACGCGTCCTGCTGCTCCCTGGTCTTCGCGTGGTTGATCACCAGGTCGAGCAGGTGCGCGATGTCCTTGGGCTGCTGGGTGAGCCGCGCCCGGAAGTACTCCAAGCCTTCCGGGGCGATCCACGGGTAGTGGTGCTGGACGTCGGTGATCCGCCTGCTGAGCAGATCCGGTGCGAACAGCTCGGTCAGCGCCGACGCCACGGCCTCAAGCCACGGCTTCTGGCGGCAGAAATCCACGTAGGCGTCGACGGCGAAGCGCACGCCGGGCAGTACCGTGTCGATGTCGAACAGCTCTTCCCGGCTCAAGCCGACAGCTGCGCCGAGGCGGATCCACTTTTCGAGGCCGCCTTCGTCTCCCGTGCGCCCGTCGTGATCGATGATGCGCTGAATCCACTGGCGCCGATCCTCCCGGCCGGGGAGCTTGGTCAGGATGAACGCGTCCTTCTTCGGCAGGTTCATCTGGTAGTAGAAGCGATTCCGCACCCATCCGCGGAACTCCGCTTCGGACAGCTCACCCGCGTGCATCCGCTCGTTGAACGGGTGCAGATGGTGGTACCGCTTTTCTCCGATGGACCGCAGGTGCGCCTCGAACTCCTCAGCAGACCACGCGTTCATACTTCCACCTCCAAGCCGGCTCGACCGATTTCGATGCCCAAGTCCGTCACCCAGCGCCGCTCCTTGGACTCTTCGTCGAGAATCGGGTTCGTGTTGTTGATGTGGGTGTAGATCTTTCGCTTCGCGGGCAGCGCAGCCAGCGCCCGGGCCGAGCCGTCCTCGCCGCTGACGGGCATGTGGCCCATGGAGCGTCCGGTCCGGCTTCCCGCGCCCCGGCGCGACATTTCGTCGTCGGTCCAGAACGTGCCGTCCACGAAGACGCAATCAGCCGACGCCACCTGCTCGGCGAACTTCTCGTCCCACCGGGGCAGCGTCGGCGCGTACACCGCGATCCCGCCGGTCACCTTGTCTTCGAGGCGGTAGCCCACCTCCCACTCCGACGACGGGCCGCGAAGCCGCGATTGCCCGACGTAGCGAGGGGCCTTGGCTCCGGTCATGAACGCGGTCACGCGCAACCGATCGTCCAGATCCAGCGGCTTGCCGATTTCGACCAAGGACCAGGAGAAGTCCGCGTAGTCGCTCAGCAACTCCCGGACCGGGAACCACAGGGTCAGCGCCTCCAGCACGGGATACGTCCCGTACACCGTCAGCGAGGACTCCTCACGCAGCATCAGCAAGCCGATCGTGTGATCGAACTCCGCGTCCGTCAACAACACACCGGCAACCGGTGTCTTCCTGATTTCCGGACCCGGGTGCAACGCGGGATCCGCCGCTATCTGGTGATGGACGTCCGGGGTTGCGTTGAGCAGGAACCACTGCTCGCCGTCTCCGGACACCGCGATCGCCGCGTGGGTCGTCGCGGCTTCAGGCTT encodes:
- the pqqE gene encoding pyrroloquinoline quinone biosynthesis protein PqqE, with protein sequence MPQPYGLLAEVTHQCPLHCIYCSNPLTLLDREDELATEDWLRVIREAAGLGVVQVHFSGGEPLVRGDLETLVAECRGLGLYTNLITSGLGLTESRAKSLVSAGLNSAQLSIQGDAAESTNLVAASRRFDKKEAAARIIRDAGLPLNMNVVLHRLNLSRLDAIIDVCESWGAERLELANSQYYGWALRNRDLLMPSKAQLDEAVAVYERRKAELGDHMEILWILPDYYEPYPKPCMGGWAQNALTVAPDGTVYPCPVAAEVTTMNFSSVRDHDLAWIWSNSEAFQAFRGTEWMPDPCHSCPRKEIDFGGCRCQAFALTGDAARTDPVCMHSPDHHLVQEALVRANEEEVAADGELLREKLVYRRPRASARRL
- the pqqD gene encoding pyrroloquinoline quinone biosynthesis peptide chaperone PqqD produces the protein MDETDLTAIPRLATKAMLKHDNVRNVELLLLPERVVLLNTSGAAILGLCDGSRTVRDVVDQLEKDFEAADLANDVMKFLEDACGRGWVVVT
- the pqqC gene encoding pyrroloquinoline-quinone synthase PqqC, whose translation is MNAWSAEEFEAHLRSIGEKRYHHLHPFNERMHAGELSEAEFRGWVRNRFYYQMNLPKKDAFILTKLPGREDRRQWIQRIIDHDGRTGDEGGLEKWIRLGAAVGLSREELFDIDTVLPGVRFAVDAYVDFCRQKPWLEAVASALTELFAPDLLSRRITDVQHHYPWIAPEGLEYFRARLTQQPKDIAHLLDLVINHAKTREQQDACARALEFKCDVLWSLLDAVELAYSKSS
- the pqqB gene encoding pyrroloquinoline quinone biosynthesis protein PqqB: MFIHCLGAAAGGGYPQWNCACAGCRKARAKPEAATTHAAIAVSGDGEQWFLLNATPDVHHQIAADPALHPGPEIRKTPVAGVLLTDAEFDHTIGLLMLREESSLTVYGTYPVLEALTLWFPVRELLSDYADFSWSLVEIGKPLDLDDRLRVTAFMTGAKAPRYVGQSRLRGPSSEWEVGYRLEDKVTGGIAVYAPTLPRWDEKFAEQVASADCVFVDGTFWTDDEMSRRGAGSRTGRSMGHMPVSGEDGSARALAALPAKRKIYTHINNTNPILDEESKERRWVTDLGIEIGRAGLEVEV